A segment of the Sphingobacterium oryzagri genome:
AAGGTGCGCACAACCATGCCGATCTTACAAACGGATATCGCTTACAACAAGCAGATTAAAGAAGCCGGCGTCAGGCTGCAGGAAAACGAAGTGGAAATTTACAAACGCGAGTTGGTTAGGGAAATTAAAAGCGCTTACTACCGCTACCTGACGGCGATGCAAATTAAAGCGATTTACGAATCGTCGTTGGAACTGGCTGAAGAAGGGCGTCGGGTCAACCAGAAATTGTTGGATGCTGGAACGGGCCTGCCGGCTTATGTGATTCGGGCACAATCGGAGATCGCATCTATCGAAGCGCAGATGGCAGATGCGGATAAGAATATCAAAAACGCCGGAATTTACTTTAACGTGCTGCTCAATAGACCGGCCGATGCTGCTATTTTGCCAGATGCTGTTTTGCAGAACGATCAACTATGGTCGTTGGAGTCTTGGGCTACCTTGGATGCATCGCGACGCGAAGAATTGCAATCGTTGGAAACGGGGATAGCCGTTCAGGAAGCTATTGTAAAAATGAATAAGCAGTATCTTATACCGAAAATCAGCGGCTTTTTTGATTTGGGTTCCCAAGCCGAAGGTCTGCAGTTTAACGACGACTCCCGCTATTTTATGGTGGGTTTGACGATGAAGATGCCCATCTTTCAAGGGAATAGAAACAAGCTGAAAATACAAGAAGCGAAAATCGACCTGGCCGCCTCGCAAAATAAAAAAGCCCAAGCCGAGCAGCAGTTGACCATGGCTGTAGACCTTGCTAAAAACGAACTGCTGGCTGCTTTTAAAAACCTGGAGAAGACGAAGGTACAGCTTGAAGCGGCTGCTACTTATCAGCGTCTCATACAAAAAGGCTTCAGCGCAGGCGTCAACACCTACATCGAAACCATTGATGCCCGCAGCCAATACACCTCAGCCAAGCTTGCCGAAACGGTGAGTAAACTTCAAATATTATCTGCGCTCACCAAGCTCGAGCGTGAATCTGCAACTTTTCAAATGCCTCAGTAATGAAAAAATTAAATCTACCTTTCGGCTTGCTATCCATCGTGATAGCTGCCTTTACGCTCAGCGCTTGTCAGCATCCCGATCGCTCAAGCGCTATCCCGAAGACCGATACTATCCCGGTCGCGCTACGGCCTTTAGTGAATAGCGGTGCCGATGCCTCTTTTGAAGCAACGGGAACTTTCACAACCGATGATGAAACGTTGCTGGGATTTAAAAGTGGTGGCGTGATCGAAAAAATTTACGTGCGCGAAGGCGATGCGGTAAACGTTGGGCAGCTATTGGCACGGGTGCATATGGATGAGGTAGATGCGCGGATGTCACAGGTGAAGCTTTCAGTAGAAAAGGCGCAGCGTGATTATGAACGCGCCTACAAATTATACCATGATAGTGTCGCCACGCTAGAACAAATGCAGAATGCGAAGACGGCGTTAGACGTGGCGCGGCAAGATTTGAAA
Coding sequences within it:
- a CDS encoding TolC family protein; this translates as MRTLFICVVALLSSLFAARAQSTSLDGYLQEGLANNLVLKEKNLSLQRALNAMQVAKSLYLPAIDLDVLYSHAQGGRSIELPIGDLLNPVYNTLNTLTASQAFPQINNETINFLPQNYYDAKVRTTMPILQTDIAYNKQIKEAGVRLQENEVEIYKRELVREIKSAYYRYLTAMQIKAIYESSLELAEEGRRVNQKLLDAGTGLPAYVIRAQSEIASIEAQMADADKNIKNAGIYFNVLLNRPADAAILPDAVLQNDQLWSLESWATLDASRREELQSLETGIAVQEAIVKMNKQYLIPKISGFFDLGSQAEGLQFNDDSRYFMVGLTMKMPIFQGNRNKLKIQEAKIDLAASQNKKAQAEQQLTMAVDLAKNELLAAFKNLEKTKVQLEAAATYQRLIQKGFSAGVNTYIETIDARSQYTSAKLAETVSKLQILSALTKLERESATFQMPQ